From Callospermophilus lateralis isolate mCalLat2 chromosome 5, mCalLat2.hap1, whole genome shotgun sequence, a single genomic window includes:
- the Lrrc14b gene encoding leucine-rich repeat-containing protein 14B, with translation MRSLRFISAEALVSHPLLAQGSLDSVAHNLYPLLFKASYLLEQAEVTRAVLGCWPLEEFRLAALLGPSTDHPEDLRDRACRTCLEACVRGLADHVLQGGSRWLRVADLTGIRDVQVQRCPCRRALGRWGRTELLARTCCELQAEPCMGRRSTEVFADLFVTEGNFEVVVQALQPSGPAPLQVRCLSFRADSLSPGQLLHVLGLAKPGALRKLEVVHNVRLNAGHVQQLLAQVGFPQLVSLTLPTRAFDIPPTSTPLPEGEDSLLSSIAWELSQMTRLTELSVAFSTLTGKIQTLLSPLRTPLRALDLANCALNHADMAFLADCAHTAHLEVLDLSGHNLVHLYPSTFFRLLRRASQTLRALTLEECSISDSHVGMLILGLSPCRQLQEFRFLGNPLSARALQRLFTALCELPELRRIEFPVPKDCYPEGTAYPQDELAVSKFDQQKYNAIAEELHAVLLRANREDIEASTPVFGSFDPDIQETSNELGTFLLQAFKTALENFSRALKQVE, from the exons ATGAGGTCGCTCCGTTTCATTTCTGCTGAAGCCCTGGTGTCCCACCCCCTGCTGGCCCAGGGGAGCCTGGACAGTGTGGCCCATAACCTCTACCCACTTCTGTTCAAGGCCAGCTACCTGCTGGAGCAGGCAGAAGTGACCCGTGCTGTGCTGGGATGCTGGCCACTGGAGGAGTTCCGGCTGGCTGCGTTGTTGGGTCCGAGCACTGACCACCCAGAGGACCTGCGTGACCGAGCCTGCAGGACCTGCCTGGAGGCCTGCGTGCGGGGCCTTGCTGACCACGTGCTGCAGGGTGGGAGCCGCTGGCTGCGGGTGGCAGACCTCACTGGCATTCGAGATGTGCAGGTGCAGCGGTGCCCCTGCAGGAGGGCACTGGGAAGGTGGGGACGCACCGAGCTGCTGGCCAGGACCTGCTGTGAGCTTCAGGCAGAGCCCTGCATGGGCAGGCGCTCCACTGAGGTCTTTGCTGACCTTTTTGTCACTGAAGGTAACTTTGAGGTGGTGGTGCAGGCCCTGCAGCCATCAGGCCCAGCCCCTCTGCAGGTGCGATGCCTGTCCTTCCGGGCGGACAGCCTAAGCCCTGGGCAGCTCCTGCATGTGCTGGGCCTGGCCAAGCCAGGTGCACTGCGCAAGCTGGAGGTGGTTCACAATGTGCGGCTGAATGCTGGGCACGTGCAGCAGCTGCTGGCCCAGGTGGGCTTCCCTCAGCTGGTCTCACTCACCCTGCCCACCAGGGCCTTCGACATACCCCCCACCTCCACGCCGCTTCCCGAGGGTGAGGACTCTCTCCTTTCCTCCATCGCCTGGGAGCTCAGCCAGATGACCCGGCTCACGGAGCTAAGTGTGGCCTTCTCCACGCTGACCGGGAAGATCCAGACGCTGCTCAG CCCCCTCAGAACCCCACTGCGAGCACTGGACCTGGCTAACTGTGCCCTGAACCACGCCGACATGGCTTTCTTGGCAGACTGTGCACACACTGCCCACCTGGAAGTGCTGGACCTCAGTGGACACAACCTGGTGCACCTGTACCCCTCAACCTTCTTCAGACTGCTCCGCCGGGCCTCCCAGACACTGAGGGCACTGACCCTGGAGGAATGCAGCATCTCAGACAGCCACGTGGGCATGTTGATCCTGGGCCTGAGCCCCTGCCGCCAGCTACAGGAGTTCCGGTTCCTAGGGAACCCATTATCTGCTCGCGCCCTCCAGCGCCTCTTCACTGCGCTCTGCGAGCTGCCTGAGCTGCGGCGTATTGAGTTCCCAGTGCCCAAGGACTGCTACCCCGAAGGCACTGCCTACCCCCAGGACGAGCTGGCAGTGTCCAAATTCGACCAGCAGAAGTACAATGCGATTGCTGAGGAGCTGCACGCGGTGCTGCTGCGGGCCAACCGTGAGGACATCGAGGCCTCCACGCCTGTCTTCGGAAGTTTCGACCCAGACATCCAGGAAACAAGCAATGAGCTCGGCACCTTCTTGCTGCAAGCTTTCAAAACTGCTTTAGAAAACTTTTCCCGAGCACTGAAACAAGTGGAGTAG